In Cellvibrio polysaccharolyticus, a genomic segment contains:
- the fliH gene encoding flagellar assembly protein FliH, translating into MSVKIIKGDNRNWRPYRFPPRSNQPRDHWDGDPAAIQRATADGFQEGSEKGYQQGLLQGQEAGERAGFDKGREEGLRQGLDEGHRQGRLAFDEASQPLEQISQQLQGFLEDSERKRLQELLELVKKVSQQVIRCELTLHPTQLLSLAEEAIAAIPGEPGDVHILLNPEECARIRDLVPERAAAWRLVPDEKLALGECRVVTAQAEADIGCQQRLDSCIDTLSQHMQLNEE; encoded by the coding sequence ATGAGCGTAAAAATTATCAAAGGCGATAACCGCAACTGGCGACCATACCGCTTCCCGCCGCGCAGCAACCAGCCGCGTGACCATTGGGATGGCGACCCGGCGGCGATTCAGCGCGCCACTGCCGACGGTTTTCAGGAAGGTAGCGAAAAAGGTTATCAGCAAGGCTTGCTGCAAGGCCAGGAAGCCGGCGAGCGTGCCGGTTTTGATAAAGGCCGTGAAGAAGGTTTGCGCCAGGGTCTGGATGAAGGGCACCGCCAGGGCCGTTTGGCATTTGATGAAGCCAGCCAGCCGCTGGAGCAGATCAGCCAACAGCTGCAAGGCTTTTTAGAGGACAGCGAACGCAAACGCCTTCAGGAATTGCTGGAACTGGTGAAAAAAGTATCGCAGCAGGTTATCCGCTGCGAACTGACCTTGCACCCCACCCAATTATTGAGCCTTGCCGAGGAAGCCATTGCTGCCATCCCCGGCGAACCGGGCGATGTGCATATCTTGCTCAACCCCGAAGAATGCGCCCGCATTCGCGACCTGGTGCCAGAGCGCGCCGCCGCCTGGCGTCTGGTGCCGGATGAAAAGCTCGCGCTGGGCGAGTGCCGGGTAGTTACCGCGCAGGCGGAAGCCGATATTGGCTGCCAGCAACGGCTGGACTCCTGCATTGATACCTTGTCGCAACACATGCAGTTAAACGAGGAATAA
- the fliI gene encoding flagellar protein export ATPase FliI, with product MLENFQLDAALRSLDSVQLAKVSGRLVRVSGMLLESTGCQRMTGERCYVEQGDGSMLEAQVVGFNRDISYLMPFKKPVGLTAGSRVFPTKHEASLHIDESWLGRVLNGLGEPLDDLGKLSGRDPLPTELPRVNPLRRRPVEAPLDVGVRAINALLTLGKGQRVGLFAGSGVGKSVLLGMITRQTKADVVVVGLIGERGREVQEFLLHSLGEEGLRKAVVVVSPANESPLMRLKATELCHTIAAYFRDQGKDVLLLVDSLTRYAMAQREIALALGEPPATKGYPPSVFGMLPELVESAGNGESACGSLSALYTVLAEGDDQQDPIVDCARAILDGHIVLSRHLADVGHYPAIDIAASVSRCMSQVSAPHHLQAARQFKEYYSTFEKIRELIPLGGYTPGMDNKTDRSVQLAPMMERFLRQDVNASADLEQSVNTMQGLMK from the coding sequence GTGCTGGAGAACTTCCAACTCGACGCCGCCCTGCGCTCCCTCGACAGCGTGCAACTGGCCAAGGTCAGCGGCCGGCTGGTGCGGGTTTCCGGCATGCTGCTGGAAAGTACCGGCTGCCAGCGTATGACCGGCGAGCGCTGCTATGTGGAGCAGGGCGATGGTTCGATGCTGGAAGCCCAGGTAGTGGGTTTCAACCGCGATATCAGCTACCTGATGCCGTTTAAAAAACCGGTTGGCCTCACCGCCGGTTCACGGGTATTCCCCACCAAGCACGAAGCCTCGCTGCACATTGATGAATCCTGGCTGGGCCGGGTGCTGAACGGGCTGGGCGAACCGCTGGATGATCTCGGCAAGCTGAGCGGACGCGACCCGCTACCCACCGAATTACCCCGCGTCAATCCGCTGCGCCGTCGCCCGGTCGAAGCGCCGCTGGATGTGGGCGTGCGTGCCATCAATGCCTTGTTAACCCTTGGCAAAGGCCAGCGGGTTGGGTTGTTTGCCGGTAGCGGCGTGGGCAAAAGCGTGCTGCTGGGCATGATCACCCGGCAAACCAAAGCCGACGTGGTGGTGGTTGGCCTGATTGGCGAGCGTGGCCGTGAAGTACAGGAATTTTTGTTGCATTCGCTGGGCGAAGAAGGGCTGCGTAAAGCGGTTGTCGTGGTGTCACCGGCCAATGAATCACCGCTGATGCGCCTCAAAGCCACCGAACTTTGCCACACCATCGCCGCCTATTTTCGCGATCAGGGCAAGGACGTTTTGCTGCTGGTCGATTCTCTGACCCGTTACGCCATGGCGCAGCGGGAAATTGCTTTGGCGCTCGGCGAACCGCCCGCCACCAAAGGCTACCCGCCGTCGGTGTTCGGCATGCTGCCAGAGCTGGTGGAAAGCGCCGGCAACGGCGAAAGCGCCTGCGGCAGTTTGAGCGCACTCTATACCGTGCTGGCCGAAGGCGATGACCAGCAGGACCCGATTGTGGACTGCGCCCGGGCGATTCTCGATGGTCACATTGTGCTGTCGCGCCATCTGGCCGATGTGGGCCATTACCCGGCGATTGATATTGCCGCCTCGGTCAGCCGCTGCATGAGCCAGGTCAGCGCTCCGCACCACTTACAGGCAGCGCGCCAGTTCAAAGAGTATTACAGCACCTTTGAGAAAATTCGCGAGCTGATCCCGCTCGGTGGTTACACCCCGGGCATGGACAACAAGACCGATCGCTCGGTACAGCTGGCGCCGATGATGGAGCGGTTTTTGCGACAGGACGTCAACGCCAGCGCCGACCTTGAACAAAGTGTTAACACCATGCAAGGCCTGATGAAATGA
- a CDS encoding FliG C-terminal domain-containing protein, giving the protein MTETSTPRPDEQSSSAKKEIQVRSQRRSMTPMEQAAILMLSMGDSISAGVLRHFSREEIVGISQTMARLNNVKQPMVSDAINRFFEDYKEQSSIKGASRNYLSGMLSKALGGEITRGLLDSIYGEEIRAKMAKMEWIDPKQFAALIANEHAQMQAVFLAFLPPAMATDVLECMPAGSQDELLYRIANLSEVNNDVIEELELLIERSISVLSTQGSQVRGVKQAADIMNRYKGNRDQMFELLRAHNEELVSKIEDEMYDFFILSRQSQEVLQTLLEAIPLEEWVVALKGAEPALVRAIQGAMPKRQAQQMESINRRQGPVPMSRVEQVRKDIMAVVREMASDGELQIQLFREQTVE; this is encoded by the coding sequence ATGACAGAGACCTCAACTCCCCGGCCTGATGAGCAAAGCTCATCCGCCAAAAAAGAAATTCAGGTACGTTCGCAACGTCGCTCCATGACCCCCATGGAGCAGGCGGCCATTTTGATGCTGAGCATGGGCGACTCCATCTCGGCGGGCGTGTTACGCCACTTTTCCCGCGAAGAGATCGTCGGCATCAGCCAGACCATGGCGCGCTTGAACAACGTCAAGCAGCCAATGGTGTCCGATGCCATCAACCGCTTTTTTGAAGATTACAAAGAGCAGAGCAGCATCAAGGGCGCCTCCCGTAATTACCTCTCCGGCATGCTCAGCAAAGCGCTGGGCGGCGAGATTACCCGCGGCCTGCTGGACAGCATCTACGGCGAAGAAATTCGCGCAAAAATGGCCAAGATGGAGTGGATTGACCCGAAACAATTCGCGGCATTGATCGCCAACGAACACGCCCAGATGCAAGCGGTTTTTCTGGCCTTTTTGCCACCGGCAATGGCCACTGACGTGCTCGAATGCATGCCGGCCGGTAGCCAGGACGAACTGCTGTACCGCATCGCCAACCTCAGCGAAGTGAACAACGACGTCATCGAGGAGCTGGAGTTGTTGATCGAGCGCAGTATTTCCGTGCTCTCTACTCAGGGCTCACAGGTGCGCGGCGTGAAACAGGCCGCCGACATCATGAACCGCTACAAGGGCAACCGCGATCAGATGTTTGAATTGCTGCGCGCTCACAATGAAGAACTTGTCAGCAAGATCGAAGACGAAATGTATGATTTCTTCATTCTTTCGCGGCAAAGTCAGGAAGTTCTGCAAACCCTGCTGGAAGCCATTCCGCTGGAAGAGTGGGTGGTTGCACTGAAAGGTGCCGAACCGGCACTGGTGCGTGCCATTCAGGGCGCCATGCCCAAGCGTCAGGCGCAGCAAATGGAATCTATCAACCGTCGCCAGGGCCCGGTGCCAATGAGCCGCGTTGAACAGGTGCGTAAAGACATCATGGCCGTGGTGCGTGAAATGGCCAGCGATGGCGAGCTGCAAATCCAGCTGTTCCGCGAACAGACGGTGGAGTAA